TAATAGCTGAAGATACTACCTATTATGGAGTAGACCTTTATGGCAAGCCATCACTGGCAAGCTTGTTGTATAAATTGGTTCAATTAAAGTGGTCTGAGGAGAATCGCATTAGAATTCTTTATACCCATCCTGCTCATTACGATGATCAGTTAATTGATTGCCTGGCTAAAAATGACCTATTTTGTTCCTATCTGGATATACCTCTCCAGCATATCAGTAATTCGGTATTGCAGAGAATGAATAGAAAAGTTAATAAGAAAGACATAATAACACTTATTGAAAAATTGAGAAAAAATATTCCCGGATTAACCTTGCGCACTACCTTTATGGTAGGATTTCCTGGAGAGACAGACGCTGATTTTCAGGAACTGTGTGATTTTGTGCAGGAATATCAGTTTGAACAGGTAGGAGTCTTCACTTATTATAATGAGACCGGTTGTTTGGCCAGTAAATACTCGGATCAAATACCGAAAAAGATTAAGAAAACAAGATTAGATACATTAATGAAAATACAACAAAAAATTGCTTTAAATCATCAAAAGAGAAAGGTAGGTAAAAAGATAAAAGTATTAATTGACGAGATTTCTGAAAAAAAGAAAGATATTCTGGTAGGTCGTTCCTGTGCTGAAGCTCCTGAAATCGATGGGAATATTTTTATCTTGAATGGGAAGAAAAAGGATATAGGGAACTGGGTGAAGGTTGAAATTAGTAAAGCATATCCTTATCATTTAGATGGTAATATATGTTATGAATAGAAATTTAATATTTGCAGATTGAGAAAAATTATGGTTATAATAACATAACTAATTATTTTTTATTTTTAACCTGCATTTTTAGAAATTGGTAATGCTGTTCTCACAGATTAACTAGCAAGATAGATATGAAGTAAATAAGAAATATCATGTTTAATGCAAGAGCTAAATAAGGAGAAAGGAAGCCGTACTTTGATAAAGGAGAGAATAAAAAAATTCTGGCTGGAAATAAATAAAGGTGTAATACAACCCAATGCCTTCCTGGTTATTAATCCTAAAAATATCTTTTATTTGACCCAGTTTAAAGGAGAAGGCCTTCTACTTTCTACTCCTGATCAAAACTATCTTATTACTGATTCACGTTATACCGAACAGGCAAAAACAGAAGTGCAACATTGTGATATTATTATCCAGGAATTGAAACAGAATGATGCTCAGACTATTTCTTTATCTAATCTTATTGCAGAATTGAAGATAAAGGAATTAGGATTTGAATCCGATTTTCTTAAAGTTAGCGATTATCAAAAATATCAACAGGTTATGCCACAATTAAAATTATTTCCCTTTACCAATATCCTTGAAATAGTTCGTATAGTTAAAGATCAATCTGAGATTAATTTGATAAAAAAAGCTGTGCAAATTGCTGATACTGCTTTTCAGGAAACCGTGGGAGAGTTATCACCCGGGATTTCTGAGCTTGCCCTGGCCAACCGATTGAATTATAATATGCGAAAAGAGGGTGCTACCAAGGAAGCCTTTGATTTGATTGTAACTTCAGGTGAGAGAGGTGTCCTGGTTCATGGTGCACCATCTGATAAACAGATTAAAGATGGCGAACTCATAGTAATTGATTTTGGTTGTAATTATGGCATGTATAACTCGGATTGTTCCCGAACATTAATATTAGGAAAACCAGATAAAGGGCAGGAGCAAATATTTAATATTATCAAACAAGTGCAAATAGAGACATTACAGAAAGTTAAAGCTGGGGTACAATGTAAAGAACTGGATGAATTTGCCCGCTTGGTAATAGAAGAAAGTGGTTATGGCGATTTTATTCAGCATTCCTTAGGTCATGGCGTTGGATTGGATATTCATGAGTTTCCACACCTTAATTCTTACGATAAAACCATATTACAACCAGGTATGGTAGTAACAATTGAACCTGGTATTTATGTTCCTGGTCTGGGAGGAGTACGAATTGAAGATACGGTAGTAATAACCGAAAAAGGTTGTCATATACTTACTATGCTACCTAAAGAGCTATCTCTTGCTTTTTATTCCGAAAAAAATTTTATATAAATAGGAGAAAAGAAATGAGTTTAGAAAAGGTTGATTTAGATATATATCAACTTATCAAGAAAGAAGAAGAGCGTCAAAAATATACTCTAGAACTTATTGCTTCTGAAAATTTTGTCAGCGATGCAATTTTGGAAGCCCAGGGTTCTGTCTTAACCAATAAATATGCAGAAGGTTATCCCGGTAAAAAGTATTATGGCGGATGTCAGTTTATTGATAAAGTGGAAATTTTAGCCATTGAGAGGGCTAAACAATTATTCTCAGCTGATCATGCTAATGTACAACCTCATTCAGGATCACAGGCCAATATGGGAGTCTATTTCAGTATATTAAAACCCGGAGATACTATCCTCTCTATGAACCTTGCTCATGGTGGTCATCTTACTCATGGCAGTCCGGTAAATTTTTCTGGAATGCTATATAATATAATACCTTATGGCGTTACCAGAAATACGGGACGAATTGATTATGATGAATTGGAAAGTTTGGCTTTACAGAATAAGCCCAGAATGATTGTTGCCGGCGCCAGTGCCTATCCCAGAGAAATAGACTTTGCCAAATTTCGAGAAATAGCTGATAAAGTTGGAGCATTTCTGATGGCCGATATTGCTCATATTGCCGGATTGGTTGTTGCCGGTGAGCATATAAGCCCAATTCCACATTGCCATTTTGTTACTACTACAACTCACAAAACATTAAGGGGACCAAGAGGAGGCTTAATACTCTGCCAGGAAGAATTTGCTAAACAAGTTGATAAGAGTATTTTCCCTGGTATTCAAGGGGGTCCCTTGATGCATGTTATTGCTGCTAAGGCGGTTTGCTTTAAAATGGCTATGCAAGATGATTTTATTACTTATCAGAGACAAATTAAAGAGAACGCCTCTGTCCTGGCTCAGAGGTTAATGGAAATGGATTATCGGCTGGTATCTGGGGGAACTGATAACCACTTGATGCTGGTTGATTTAAGGAATAAGGGCCTTACCGGTAAACAGGCGGAAAAGGCATTAGAAGAGGCGGGTATTACAGTGAACAAAAATGCTGTACCTTTTGATACCCAACCACCTATGGTTACCAGCGGTATTCGTATTGGTACACCGGCTATGACTAGCCGAGGTATGAAAGAAAAAGAGATGACCCTTATTGCTGAATTAATTGACAGAGTACTTTGTAATATTGATAATGGAAAGGTAAGGCAGGAAGTACGGCAAGATGTACAGACATTATGTCATCAGTTTGTTGTTTAACCTGGCGCTGAAACAGCATTTATTATTAAAATCAATGTGATAAATAATTGAATAATATATATTCTAGAAAGGTAAGGGGGAGTTAACTTGATTTCTACCAGCGATTTTAAAAATGGCTTAAGCATAGAATTAGATAATTATTTATATACTATTATTGAATTTCAACACGTTAAACCTGGTAAGGGAGGTGCCTTTGTTCGAACAAAATTAAAAAATGTACAAACCGGAGCAGTTATTGATAGAACCTTTCGAGCTGGTGAAAAGTTTGAACAAGCAATCATAGAACGTAAAGATATGCAATATATTTATAATGATGGTCATAATTATTATTTTATGGATAAGGATACCTATGAACAAGTACCCATAGATATGGAGATGATAGGTGATTCAGCTGATTTATTGAAAGAAGGAAATGATGTTGAAGTTACCTCCTGTAAGGGTATGATAATCGGTATTCAACTGCCAACCACTATTGCCTTACAGGTAGTAAAGACCATGCCTGGAGTAAAGGGGAATACGGTATCCGGGGCTATGAAACCTGCAATTGTGGAAACCGGTGCGATCATACAGGTTCCTCTCTTTATCAAGGAGGGGGATATTATTAAAATAGCAACAAGTGATAAAAAATATCAGGAAAGAGTATAAAAAATATATGGAATTAGCGAGTATTGTTACCGATAAGGGGAGTATCAATATTTCCCGAATTACCATTGAAGTATTAATTGGTCTTGTTTTGCAGGATATAAATGGCATAATACATCCAAGGAAGACTGGTATGCCAAAAATTATCCAGTCTTCGGTCGATGACACCGGTAAAGAAAGCAACAATATTACTCAGGAAATCAGGATAGAAATAAAACCAGATTCGTTGTTGGTCAATCTCTTTTTGAACATTCAGTATGGTATAAGAATCCCTGATTTAACCTGGGAAGTCCAGACAAAGGTGAAGGAAAAAATTAAAGAGGCAACCAGTCTGGACGTTGATCAAATCAATGTTCATATTCAGAGCATACGTTTTTCTAAGAAACACTATAATAAGGGAAAATTAGTTGCTTCAGGGAGCTTTTTAAAAATATTCTAAAGACAAAGTACAATTTGATAATAAAATAAGTGCTTGGGGAAGTTATGGGGAATAGAAGAGTAGCCAGGGAGATGGCGTTGAAAATACTATTTCAAGTTGATCTTGTTCATTGTAATGTCAATGAGGCAAGTTCATACACCTTTCAAATTGAGGACCTATTGCAATGCAATGATTCTGATAGTATTATCTCTTTTTCCCAAGATTTAGTAAAGGGAGTCCTGGCAAATCTAAATGAAATAGACGCGCTAATTAGAAAACATGCGAATAACTGGTCATTAGAAAGAATGGCCAATATTGACCGTAATATTTTACGAATTGCTATTTATGAAATAGTCTTTATTGATAACATTCCTAAAAGTGTTTCCATAAATGAGGCAGTGGAATTAGCAAAAAAATACAGTACTGAAAATTCCTTTGGTTTTGTCAATGGCGTTTTAGGTAAAGTTGAAAAAAATGATAATTAGTATAAGTACAAAAAAATTAAAAATTTAAGGCCTTAGATGTTAATAAACTCTATCAATGAAAAAATATTTACCGTAAGCAGCATTACTCATCATATTCAAATGCTTTTTAATTCCGATCCTCTTCTTCATAATATCACCATTATAGGTGAGATAAGTAATTTTAAATATCATTCTTCAGGTCATATGTACTTTGTTTTAAAAGATGATCAAAGTCAGATAAAATGTGTGATGTTTCGGGGGAATAATCAGGGACTTGATTTTGAGCCAGGAGATGGAATAAGTGTAAAAGCAAAAGGAGAGGTAAGGGTGTATGAAAGAAGAGGAGAATATCAGTTTTATGTTTCTCAAATGACTGAAGCAGGAAAGGGTGCCTTATTTGCTGCCTTCGAAGCTTTAAAGGAAAAACTAAAAGCAGAGGGGCTGTTTAGACCTGAAATAAAAAAGACTTTACCAAAAATACCTCGTAAAATTGCTGTTATTACCTCACCTACCGGAGCGGCTATCAAAGATATTATTTCTATTACCTTGCGGCGATTTACTAATATGCATATTATTATTGTTCCAGCTCAGGTGCAAGGAGATGAGGCAGCAAGACAGATTGCCGAAAATATTGACTTCCTTAACCAGGAATTACCGGAACTGGACTTCATTATCATCGGTAGAGGAGGAGGGTCAATTGAAGAATTATGGGCTTTTAATGAAGAGAGATTAGCCCGGGCTATTTACGCTTCCCAGATTCCCATTGTATCAGCTGTGGGTCATGAGACTGATTTTACCATCTCTGACTTTGTAGCAGATCTTCGTGCTCCTACTCCTTCGGGGGCAGCTGAAATGACTATTCCTGATAAAGAAAGTTTAGTCCAGCATCTTAGATTAATGCAGGGGAAATTAAATCGTATTATCTGGCATATTATGGAATTGAAAGAACAGAGATATTTGAATACAGTGGTAAATTTAAAATATCAAAGCCCGAAAAACCAGATTCTTCAACATCTACAAACCATTGATGATTTACATAATCGATTGAAATTGAATATGAAACATATTGTTAATATAAATGAAAATATTTTAATAAACTATAAAGAGAAAATCATTACTTTAAGCCCTAAATCGATACTGAGTAGGGGATATAGTATTTGTTTGAAAATACCTGAAAGGATAGTAGTTAAAAAAATTAATCAGGTAGAAAAAGATAATCAAATTGAGGTTCTAATTCAAGATGGTAAAATTTCAGCAAATGTTTTCGGAAAGGAGGAAATAAAGAATGAGTGATAAGAAAAAAAAGGATGAAGATATATCTTTTGAAGATTCATTAAAAAAACTGGAAGAAATTGTAGAAGAACTGGAAAAAGGCGAACTTAATTTAGATGAGGCATTAAAGTTATACGAAGAAGGAATGCATTTTTCAGATAAATGCTTAAAAAAATTAAATGAAACAAAACAAAAAGTTGAAAAGCTAACCAGAGAGGGTGATAAAAAATATCATACTGAACCATTTTCTGTAAATAATAATGAAGAGGCTAATAACAAGTAAATGGAATTAACTTCCTACTTACAGGAAAAAAAGAAAATTATTGATCAGTACCTGGTAGAAAAACTACCTTCAGAACAAGAAAATCCTTTCCTGATACATCGATCTATCCGTTATAGTGTTTTAAATGGTGGTAAAAGGCTCAGGCCGATATTGACCTTAATGACTGCGGAATTATTAGGGAAATCCTATGAACTGGTATTACCTACTGCTGCCGGGATTGAATTAATCCATTGCTTTACCCTGGTTCATGATGATTTACCCTGCATGGATGATGATGACTATCGCAGGGGGAAGTTGACCAATCATAAAATTTTTGGAGAAGGTATGGCGGTATTAACTGGCGATGCTTTGTTAGTAATGGGATTGTCTTTTATTTGTCAGAATGCAGAATTAGAAGGAGTTAGTAAAAATTCAGTTATTCTGGTATTACAGAATATACTTGATATGCTGGGAACAAAGAAGATGCTGGGAGGGCAGGTAGAGGACATTAACTGGCAGTCTCAAAACCAGAATACAGATAATATCAAGGATATTTATTTAAAAAAGACTTCAGCTTTAATCTGTGCTTCTTTGGAAGCAGGAGCTTTATTGTCTCAAGCGAGTGAAGAACAAATTTCAGCATTGAATGGATTTGGTGAGAATATAGGCCTTGCTTTTCAAATTACTGATGATTTACTTGATTTACAACAGGATAAAAAAGGTTATGATAAACCAACCTATCCCGCAATTTTTGGTGTTGAAAAATCGAGAGATTGGATTCAGCAATATTGCAGATTGGCAAAAGAAAGTATGTCAATTTTTGGAAGTAAGGCTGACTTATTTTGTAAATTGGTAGATTATGTACAACACCGGAAAGAGTAAATGTATATTTTTAGAGAGAGAAGAGTGTAGGAGCCATGCTAAGAGCTTATAATCGCAAGTATGATGAAATCAGACCAATAAAAATAATGCGAAATTATATAAAATATTCTGAAGGGTCTGTACTTATTGAGATGGGAGATACTAGAGTAATCTGTACCGCAAGTGTAGAAGAGAAGGTGCCTGCTTTTTTAAGAGGAACACAGCAGGGTTGGATTTCAGCTGAATATTCCATGATTCCCCGTGCAAATCAGTTCAGGAATATAAGGGATTCGGTGAAGGGAAAAATTGACGGAAGATCTCAGGAAATTCAACGATTGGTAGGTCGCTCACTAAGAGCAGTAACCAACCTGGAAAAGATTGGTTCTAGAATGATCTGGATGGATTGTGATGTATTGCAGGCAGATGGCGGAACCAGAACAGCTTCTATTATCGGTTCTTTTATTGCTTTGATTGATGCATTGCAATACTTAAAAGCTGAGAAAAAGATTGGCACCATTCCAGTAAAACATTTTTTAGGTGCAATGAGCGTAGGAATTGTAGATGGAGAGATATTGCTAGATTTGGATTTTAAAGAAGACAGCCATGCTCAAGTAGACATGAATTTAGTAATGACTGAGCGGGGGGATGTGGTTGAAATTCAGGGAACTGCTGAAGATCGACCCTTTTCTATGAGAAATTTAATTAAATTAATTGAATTAGCTAAAATTGGTATGAAACAGGTTATTTCGGTAGAGAAGGAAATAATTGGGGAGCTATGCTAAGATTAATACTCGCTACTCGTAATGAGGGAAAAGTAAAAGAAATCAGAGCAAAACTGAAAGATTATCCAATAGTAGTAGAATGCTTGCAGAATTATCCTCAAATTCCTGAAATTGAAGAAAATGGTAAAACATTTTCTGACAACGCAGTTCTTAAAGCAACTATAGTTTCGCATTATACCAATTTACCTGCTCTAGCAGATGATTCTGGACTGGAAATTGATTCTTTGGGTGGGAAACCTGGTGTATATTCTGCCAGATGGGGAAAAACTGATGAGGAAAGAATTGAAAAGGTTTTAAAGGAGCTACAAGGTATTACTGAGAAACAAAGAAAAGCTTGTTTTATCTGTGTTATGAGCTTAGTAATTCCTGAAAATATAGTCTATACTACAAAGGGTATTTGTTCCGGAAAAATTACGTTGTTACCCAGAGGACAATCTGGTTTCGGTTATGATCCCATTTTTATTCCAGATGGATATGAACTTACTTTCGCTCAAATGGGAGAGCAAATAAAAAATAAGATAAGCCACCGCTCTATTGCTCTTGATAAGATAGTTCAAAAAATTATTGTTCATTATAATTTTAAAAAATTGTCAGAATAGTTAAAACTATTCATAAAGAAAGTAAATTTAAACCTCTTTTTTCATTTCTTAAAACTACTCCCTATAACTGGTATCTGATATATTATTTATTTACATTATTTTTAATTTTAATTATAATGAAATTACTTGCTTCCCAAATTACAGGAAAAGAGGGATAACTTTGTTGACTTCTAATTTGATATACTATATAATACTTTTGTTTCGGGGTGTAGCGCAGTTTGGCTAGCGCACCTGCTTTGGGAGCAGGGGGTCGGAGGTTCAAATCCTCTCACCCCGACCATGAGCGGGAATAGCTCAGTTGGTAGAGCACTAGCCTTCCAAGCTGGTTGTCGCGGGTTCGAGACCCGTTTCCCGCTCCATTTTATGAAAATATTAAGCCTGCGCCTGTAGCTCAATAGGATAGAGCAACGGACTTCTAATCCGTAGGCTGGGGGTTCGACTCCCTCCAGGCGCGCCATGAAAGTATAATGGTGGGCGTAGCTCAGTCCGGTTAGAGCACTGGATTGTGGCTCCAGTGGTCATGGGTTCAAATCCCATCGCTCACCCCATTTCTGAGCGCTCGTAGCTCAATTGGACAGAGCTGTGGACTTCGGATCCAAGGGCTGGGGGTTCGACTCCCTCCGAGCGCGCCTATCTTGATGCTAAATACTAATAACGAGTTCATTTAAACTGAATATGTTATACTATATACGGTATACTAATTATATGGGCCGTTAGCTCAGTTGGCAGAGCACCTGACTTTTAATCAGGGTGTCACAGGTTCGAATCCTGTACGGCCCACCATTATTAAAAATTGGCGAGGGTGGTGGAACTGGTAGACACGCTGGATTTAGGATCCAGTGGGTAACTCCATGCGGGTTCGAGTCCCGCCTCTCGCACCAAAAACGTTGCCGCAAAGTTAATTTGCGGTTTTATTATGATAAGTGGAAGCTTTGGAGGAAGAATATCATGGTTCATATTGAAAAGGATAAAAAAGAAAAAAATAAAATTGAAGTAAAAGTAACAGTGGAACAGGAAAAGGTTGATGAGGCATTTAAAGATGTATATCGCGATTTCTCTCAAAGAGTAAAGATTCCGGGATTTCGTACCGGGAGAGTACCCATTAATATATTAGAAATGAATTTAGGAATAGAATATATTAATCAGCAGGTTGCCGAAAAACTCATTAAAGAAAGTTATACCAAGGCTATAGAAGAAAGCAATCTTGATCCCATTGATGTTCCCAAAATAAATTTAGTACAGATTGAAAAGGAAAAACCTTTTATTTATAAAATGGTTTTGGAAATAAAACCAGATTTTAAAATACCCCCCTTAGATGATATTTCTCTGGAACAGAAACAACCAGTAGTTTCCAAAAAGGAGATAGAGGAAGAACTTAAAAAGATTAGAGAAAGTCATGGTAAGTTAAAGGCAATAGAGGATAGGGAATCAAAAATAGGGGATTTTTTGGTATTGGATTATGAAGCCTTTCTTGATGATAAACCACTCGAGAATAGTAAAAAAGAAAAACAGATAATTCAACTCGGCGAAAGAATACCACCTGAATTCAATAAAAATCTGTTAGGCATAAAACCGGGTACCGAAAGAGAGATAAAGGTAAAATTTCCAGATAATATAGCTGATAAAAAATTAGCAGGAAAAGAAGTAGTCTATAAAGTTAAAGTTGCAGAAATAAAGGAGCAAGAATTACCGGAATTAGACGATAATTTTGCTCAAAGTGTTGGTGATTATAAAAAATTAGCAGATTTAAAAGAACATATTAAAAAACAATTAATGGAACAGGCAAAGTATGAATCAGAAAGAGAATTCCAGGATATATTAATGGAGAAGGTTTCTGAAAAGTGTAATTTTGAAGTTCCGGTAGTACTGGTTGAGAAACAGTTAGAAAGTATGATGGGTAACTTAAAAGAAGATTTAAAAGCAAGAAATATGACCCTGGAGGAATACTATAAAGTAATTCAAGCAGATGAAGCAAAAGTTAAGCAGGAATATCGCTCAATTGCTGAAAAACAGATAAAAAAAGAATTGATTATTGACAAAATTATTCAAGATGATAAAATTACTGCTACTGAAGAAGAGGTCAATAAAAAAATTGAAGAAATTGCGGAGAGTACGAATCAAAAACCATTGAAGGTAAGAGCAATGTTTGAAAAAAACAAGACCTTAGAAAATCTAAAAGAACAGATTAAAAGAGAAAAAGTGATAGCAATACTCTCCCAAAAGGTAAAAATTGTTAAAAAATAAAGGAGATTTTTATTATGTATTTAGTTCCTATAGTAGTGGAGAAGACTCCTCAGGGAGAAAGATCCTATGATATATATTCACGATTATTAAAAGAAAGGATTATTTTCTTAGGAAGTCCTATTGATGATCAGACTGCCAATATAATTATTGCCCAGTTGTTGTTTTTAACAGCAAGTGATCCCGAAAAGGATATCTATATTTATATCAATAGTCCTGGTGGTTCAGTAAGTTCCACCATTGCCATTTACGATACTATTCAGTATATTAAATCTGATGTTTCTACTACTTGTATTGGAATGGCTGCTAGTGGTGCCGCATTGATTCTTGCCTCTGGTGCTCAGGGAAAGAGGTTTTCTCTGCCTAATT
This is a stretch of genomic DNA from Atribacterota bacterium. It encodes these proteins:
- the rph gene encoding ribonuclease PH, which encodes MLRAYNRKYDEIRPIKIMRNYIKYSEGSVLIEMGDTRVICTASVEEKVPAFLRGTQQGWISAEYSMIPRANQFRNIRDSVKGKIDGRSQEIQRLVGRSLRAVTNLEKIGSRMIWMDCDVLQADGGTRTASIIGSFIALIDALQYLKAEKKIGTIPVKHFLGAMSVGIVDGEILLDLDFKEDSHAQVDMNLVMTERGDVVEIQGTAEDRPFSMRNLIKLIELAKIGMKQVISVEKEIIGELC
- the xseA gene encoding exodeoxyribonuclease VII large subunit, producing MLINSINEKIFTVSSITHHIQMLFNSDPLLHNITIIGEISNFKYHSSGHMYFVLKDDQSQIKCVMFRGNNQGLDFEPGDGISVKAKGEVRVYERRGEYQFYVSQMTEAGKGALFAAFEALKEKLKAEGLFRPEIKKTLPKIPRKIAVITSPTGAAIKDIISITLRRFTNMHIIIVPAQVQGDEAARQIAENIDFLNQELPELDFIIIGRGGGSIEELWAFNEERLARAIYASQIPIVSAVGHETDFTISDFVADLRAPTPSGAAEMTIPDKESLVQHLRLMQGKLNRIIWHIMELKEQRYLNTVVNLKYQSPKNQILQHLQTIDDLHNRLKLNMKHIVNINENILINYKEKIITLSPKSILSRGYSICLKIPERIVVKKINQVEKDNQIEVLIQDGKISANVFGKEEIKNE
- a CDS encoding serine hydroxymethyltransferase, yielding MSLEKVDLDIYQLIKKEEERQKYTLELIASENFVSDAILEAQGSVLTNKYAEGYPGKKYYGGCQFIDKVEILAIERAKQLFSADHANVQPHSGSQANMGVYFSILKPGDTILSMNLAHGGHLTHGSPVNFSGMLYNIIPYGVTRNTGRIDYDELESLALQNKPRMIVAGASAYPREIDFAKFREIADKVGAFLMADIAHIAGLVVAGEHISPIPHCHFVTTTTHKTLRGPRGGLILCQEEFAKQVDKSIFPGIQGGPLMHVIAAKAVCFKMAMQDDFITYQRQIKENASVLAQRLMEMDYRLVSGGTDNHLMLVDLRNKGLTGKQAEKALEEAGITVNKNAVPFDTQPPMVTSGIRIGTPAMTSRGMKEKEMTLIAELIDRVLCNIDNGKVRQEVRQDVQTLCHQFVV
- the rimO gene encoding 30S ribosomal protein S12 methylthiotransferase RimO, with protein sequence MRISIQSLGCPKNLVDSEVICGYLLEYNYTLTNDIEDCDIALINTCSFIEPAVEESIDAILKAAQLKKDGKIKYIVVAGCLSQRYELQELIKSLPEVDAFIGINEIARINDIMEKVTRGENVFQVNLKPCFIYKESSPRFLFTPGHYTYLKIAEGCNNACAYCLIPHIKGSYRSRTMESIFSEAQFLIDKYPLKEIILIAEDTTYYGVDLYGKPSLASLLYKLVQLKWSEENRIRILYTHPAHYDDQLIDCLAKNDLFCSYLDIPLQHISNSVLQRMNRKVNKKDIITLIEKLRKNIPGLTLRTTFMVGFPGETDADFQELCDFVQEYQFEQVGVFTYYNETGCLASKYSDQIPKKIKKTRLDTLMKIQQKIALNHQKRKVGKKIKVLIDEISEKKKDILVGRSCAEAPEIDGNIFILNGKKKDIGNWVKVEISKAYPYHLDGNICYE
- a CDS encoding polyprenyl synthetase family protein, which encodes MELTSYLQEKKKIIDQYLVEKLPSEQENPFLIHRSIRYSVLNGGKRLRPILTLMTAELLGKSYELVLPTAAGIELIHCFTLVHDDLPCMDDDDYRRGKLTNHKIFGEGMAVLTGDALLVMGLSFICQNAELEGVSKNSVILVLQNILDMLGTKKMLGGQVEDINWQSQNQNTDNIKDIYLKKTSALICASLEAGALLSQASEEQISALNGFGENIGLAFQITDDLLDLQQDKKGYDKPTYPAIFGVEKSRDWIQQYCRLAKESMSIFGSKADLFCKLVDYVQHRKE
- the rdgB gene encoding RdgB/HAM1 family non-canonical purine NTP pyrophosphatase, with the translated sequence MLRLILATRNEGKVKEIRAKLKDYPIVVECLQNYPQIPEIEENGKTFSDNAVLKATIVSHYTNLPALADDSGLEIDSLGGKPGVYSARWGKTDEERIEKVLKELQGITEKQRKACFICVMSLVIPENIVYTTKGICSGKITLLPRGQSGFGYDPIFIPDGYELTFAQMGEQIKNKISHRSIALDKIVQKIIVHYNFKKLSE
- the tig gene encoding trigger factor → MVHIEKDKKEKNKIEVKVTVEQEKVDEAFKDVYRDFSQRVKIPGFRTGRVPINILEMNLGIEYINQQVAEKLIKESYTKAIEESNLDPIDVPKINLVQIEKEKPFIYKMVLEIKPDFKIPPLDDISLEQKQPVVSKKEIEEELKKIRESHGKLKAIEDRESKIGDFLVLDYEAFLDDKPLENSKKEKQIIQLGERIPPEFNKNLLGIKPGTEREIKVKFPDNIADKKLAGKEVVYKVKVAEIKEQELPELDDNFAQSVGDYKKLADLKEHIKKQLMEQAKYESEREFQDILMEKVSEKCNFEVPVVLVEKQLESMMGNLKEDLKARNMTLEEYYKVIQADEAKVKQEYRSIAEKQIKKELIIDKIIQDDKITATEEEVNKKIEEIAESTNQKPLKVRAMFEKNKTLENLKEQIKREKVIAILSQKVKIVKK
- the nusB gene encoding transcription antitermination factor NusB, which translates into the protein MGNRRVAREMALKILFQVDLVHCNVNEASSYTFQIEDLLQCNDSDSIISFSQDLVKGVLANLNEIDALIRKHANNWSLERMANIDRNILRIAIYEIVFIDNIPKSVSINEAVELAKKYSTENSFGFVNGVLGKVEKNDN
- a CDS encoding Xaa-Pro peptidase family protein; this encodes MIKERIKKFWLEINKGVIQPNAFLVINPKNIFYLTQFKGEGLLLSTPDQNYLITDSRYTEQAKTEVQHCDIIIQELKQNDAQTISLSNLIAELKIKELGFESDFLKVSDYQKYQQVMPQLKLFPFTNILEIVRIVKDQSEINLIKKAVQIADTAFQETVGELSPGISELALANRLNYNMRKEGATKEAFDLIVTSGERGVLVHGAPSDKQIKDGELIVIDFGCNYGMYNSDCSRTLILGKPDKGQEQIFNIIKQVQIETLQKVKAGVQCKELDEFARLVIEESGYGDFIQHSLGHGVGLDIHEFPHLNSYDKTILQPGMVVTIEPGIYVPGLGGVRIEDTVVITEKGCHILTMLPKELSLAFYSEKNFI
- a CDS encoding Asp23/Gls24 family envelope stress response protein, producing the protein MELASIVTDKGSINISRITIEVLIGLVLQDINGIIHPRKTGMPKIIQSSVDDTGKESNNITQEIRIEIKPDSLLVNLFLNIQYGIRIPDLTWEVQTKVKEKIKEATSLDVDQINVHIQSIRFSKKHYNKGKLVASGSFLKIF
- the clpP gene encoding ATP-dependent Clp endopeptidase proteolytic subunit ClpP, with the protein product MYLVPIVVEKTPQGERSYDIYSRLLKERIIFLGSPIDDQTANIIIAQLLFLTASDPEKDIYIYINSPGGSVSSTIAIYDTIQYIKSDVSTTCIGMAASGAALILASGAQGKRFSLPNSRIMLHQPLGGAQGQVSDIEIQTKELLRIKKKINEILAYHTNQPLERIEKDTDRDFYMTGEEAKEYGIVDDVIKKRSDIQKN
- the efp gene encoding elongation factor P — its product is MISTSDFKNGLSIELDNYLYTIIEFQHVKPGKGGAFVRTKLKNVQTGAVIDRTFRAGEKFEQAIIERKDMQYIYNDGHNYYFMDKDTYEQVPIDMEMIGDSADLLKEGNDVEVTSCKGMIIGIQLPTTIALQVVKTMPGVKGNTVSGAMKPAIVETGAIIQVPLFIKEGDIIKIATSDKKYQERV
- a CDS encoding exodeoxyribonuclease VII small subunit, yielding MSDKKKKDEDISFEDSLKKLEEIVEELEKGELNLDEALKLYEEGMHFSDKCLKKLNETKQKVEKLTREGDKKYHTEPFSVNNNEEANNK